In a single window of the Biomphalaria glabrata chromosome 5, xgBioGlab47.1, whole genome shotgun sequence genome:
- the LOC106055514 gene encoding uncharacterized protein LOC106055514 isoform X1, whose protein sequence is MLLICNIYLYLLAQCLANRTKNVRALTDWPESKKNPQHLKNLDKSDEMFAIFNNLPSTVGLNLHSLKQILEPNSSQSNSSIPVKQENISESDTTKTLSTAAEERTQKTSKTPSIQTESKDKNIFYIFRFLIPLIVLILMLIYVFGLAWYYRRQILSTIDSAEKKSQGSMASRISDDDNLRMRYKVMEAKDESLRTMGANKDSTVSQAFPLSRIQ, encoded by the exons ATGCTATTGATTTGTAACATTTATTTGTACTTACTGGCACAATGTTTAGCCAACCGAACTAAAAATGTAAGGGCACTAACAGACTGGCCAGAATCTAAGAAAAATCCTCAGCATTTGAAAAATCTGGATAAATCAGATGAAATGTTTGCTATATTCAACAATCTCCCTAGCACAGTAGGACTCAACTTACATTCCTTAAAACAGATTCTTGAACCAAACTCATCACAGAGTAACAGTTCAATACCTGTCAAGCAAGAAAACATTTCAGAATCCGATACGACCAAAACTTTGTCGACAGCTGCAGAGGAAAGAACACAGAAAACATCAAAAACTCCATCAATCCAAACCGAAA GTAAAGATAAGAACATATTCTACATCTTCCGCTTCCTAATTCCATTGATTGTATTAATACTAATGTTGATATATGTATTTGGTTTGGCTTGGTACTATAGGCGACA GATATTATCAACTATAGACTCAGCAGAGAAAAAGAGTCAAGGAAGTATGGCTTCTCGTATTAGTGATGATGACAATTTAAG AATGAGATACAAAGTTATGGAGGCAAAGGACGAGAGCTTGAGAACAATGGGTGCT
- the LOC106055514 gene encoding uncharacterized protein LOC106055514 isoform X2 — translation MNHGAKKKVTSFKNSKHQNTWNKILEPNSSQSNSSIPVKQENISESDTTKTLSTAAEERTQKTSKTPSIQTESKDKNIFYIFRFLIPLIVLILMLIYVFGLAWYYRRQILSTIDSAEKKSQGSMASRISDDDNLRMRYKVMEAKDESLRTMGANKDSTVSQAFPLSRIQ, via the exons ATGAATCATGGTGCTAAAAAGAAAGTGACTTCCTTTAAAAATTCCAAACATCAAAATACATGGAATAAG ATTCTTGAACCAAACTCATCACAGAGTAACAGTTCAATACCTGTCAAGCAAGAAAACATTTCAGAATCCGATACGACCAAAACTTTGTCGACAGCTGCAGAGGAAAGAACACAGAAAACATCAAAAACTCCATCAATCCAAACCGAAA GTAAAGATAAGAACATATTCTACATCTTCCGCTTCCTAATTCCATTGATTGTATTAATACTAATGTTGATATATGTATTTGGTTTGGCTTGGTACTATAGGCGACA GATATTATCAACTATAGACTCAGCAGAGAAAAAGAGTCAAGGAAGTATGGCTTCTCGTATTAGTGATGATGACAATTTAAG AATGAGATACAAAGTTATGGAGGCAAAGGACGAGAGCTTGAGAACAATGGGTGCT